Within the Glycine max cultivar Williams 82 chromosome 12, Glycine_max_v4.0, whole genome shotgun sequence genome, the region GTGccatcaaatttattatatattgtggGACTTTGAAATGGTCAAACTAATCCGGTTATATGCAACAATACGAAATTTAATGCAATTTGCAGTATTAGTACTACTTAAAAATctatgtataataattttagttaatatttgttggtattgtattaattttatgtCTTCATGAGAATCTTAGTTTACTTACAGTTTCATAGGGAGGCATTCTTGTATGCTTGTTGTGACCTGTGGTTGCTCGCAGCTCTATTTCTAAGGTGATTGGGACCTGTTAGAAATAAGGGttggatgatatgtttggaGAAAACATTATGGAAACATGCGTCCATAAAATGATTTCTGCTGCCTTAGATGTTGATTctgttgtttttatttctgttttcaGGTCCTTGAGCGGGAcgaaattatgaataaattcTACAAGGTGACAGCTCAGTTGGAACAGTCGTTGGGTGGTATTTCCTATGATAAACTTGATATATCAGATGAAGTTAAAGAGCAGgtataaatatttcaattatatatgaACTATTGTATGTATGCAACTCAGTGATTTTAGTCAGCCAAATCTGATCTGTTGAACGTTCCTTCCTCTAGTTATCTATTGAGATTAGAATGGATACTGCACCACTGTAGCACTTCTTTATCTCTAATTCTTTTGCTATTTACAGAATCTTGTTTAATTCTCCCAATAATTTCAGGTTGAGTTGGTTCTTGCCCAGTTCAGAAGAGCTAAAGGGAGGGTTGATGAACCAGATGTCAGGTTGTATGAGGATATGTTGTCTGTTTACAACAACAGCAGTGATGCAGCTACAGATCCATCTGTTCTAAGTCAATTAGCTGAAAAGTTGAAATTGATGGGAATAGCTGATCTTACTCAAGAATCACTTGCTTTGCATGAGATGGTGGCATCAAGTGGTGGGGATCCAGGGGCACGCATTGAGAAAATGTCAATGTTATTGAAGAAGATAAAGGATTTCGTGCAAATAGAAAATCTAGTCAAGGATGATAATTTAGGAGGAAAAGGCATTTTCTCAAAAGTCTATGGACTTGGGACAAATGAAAAGAGTCATCAAGCTCCTGTTATCCCTGATGATTTTCGATGTCCGATTTCCCTGGAATTAATGAAGGACCCTGTCATTGTTTCAACGGGACAGGTATGTACATTATATGATGCTCCCTGACAGCTAAATTGCAAATAATGTGCAGTTGGCAATTATCCTTCTTGACTTGGCAAATTGAAATATAAGATGATTCCTTTATGTGTGCTTGAAAGTAAAAATGCCACTAATGGCACCGTGTTCtagcacaattttgttaagATATCTAATACTTTTTCTGGATAAGGATTGTCTAATTTTACTCATTAACGTGAGTGGGTCATGTTATGTTAAAGAAAGACgtgaaatcaaaattaatggtccctactttattttaaaatcctctttaaaaaaaatattttaaaattcttaggCTATTGAGCATCACATTACTTGGACGGATTGCATTATGTACAATTGTTTTGTATATTCATGGATCGCTGTGAAACATAAATCTTGGTTGAACTTGGAAACTTGGTAGAGAAACTGAAGGCTTTTCTAGATTACACCCTTCTAATTGACCTATTGACCTATGCAATACATTTGCTAATGCTGATTTCTGTTCACACTATTGACATTTTACTGCTGCTTCTGACTTGTTTTGTTAATAATGTCACATTGCCCACTCAAATACATCTTGTTCTCATCTGCAGACTTATGAGCGTACTTGTATTGAGAAGTGGTTGCAAGCAGGGCATGGAACCTGCCCCAAAACACAGCAGACTCTCACTAGTACTGTTCTCACGCCTAACTATGTATTGCGAAGCCTCATAGCACAATGGTGTGAAGCCAATGGCATAGAGCCACCAAAACGACCTAGTGGTTCACAACCTAGTAAATCAGCATCAGCCTACTCACCCGCTGAGCAAAGTAAGATTGGAAGTCTTCTCCAAAAGCTCATATCTGTCAGTCCTGAAGACCAGAGATCAGCTGCAGGTGAGATCCGCCTTCTTGCAAAGCGCAATGCTGATAACCGCGTTGCCATTGCTGAAGCTGGTGCAATACCTCTCCTTGTCAGTCTCTTGTCTGTGCCTGACTCCCGCACTCAAGAACATGCTGTGACAGCGCTCCTGAATCTTTCCATATACGAAAATAACAAAGGAAGTATTGTTTCTTCAGGAGCAGTTCCAGGTATAGTTCATGTGCTGAAGAAGGGAAGCATGGAAGCTCGGGAAAATGCAGCTGCAACACTTTTCAGCCTTTCAGTTATAGATGAAAACAAGGTTACAATTGGGTCTTTAGGAGCCATACCACCACTGGTGACACTGCTAAGTGAGGGTAGCCAAAGGGGTAAGAAAGATGCTGCAACAGCACTCTTCAATTTGTGCATTTACCAGGGCAACAAGGGAAAGGCAGTGAGGGCTGGCGTTATTCCCACACTGATGCGACTACTGACCGAACCTAGCGGGGGAATGGTGGATGAAGCATTAGCTATTTTGGCAATATTGGCCAGCCATCCTGAAGGGAAGGTTACTATTAGAGCTTCAGAGGCAGTGCCAGTGTTAGTAGAGTTTATTGGGAATGGCTCCCCAAGGAACAAAGAGAATGCTGCTGCTGTTTTAGTTCACCTCTGTTCTGGAGATCAACAATATCTAGCACAGGCCCAAGAGCTGGGGGTGATGGGTCCACTGTTGGAATTGGCTCAAAATGGAACAGACAGAGGCAAAAGAAAGGCTGGACAATTGCTAGAGCGTATGAGCAGGCTAGTTGAGCAACAGCAGGAAGTTCCAACACAAACTGAAACTCAAGCTCAGAACGAGGATACCGAACCACCTTTGATTACTAACCCCGATGATTCCTAAGATGTCTTGTTATaccttgttttcattttgtctttttgttcttttaaaagTGTTGAAAGAAGCAtctgtttggaggaaagggtgGAAGATCACCTTCCTACTCCATaagttatttgtttgtttgtgtgaTATTCAGAGATGCAATGCAAAAACTTGTGAAAGTGGGCAAGAAGAAATCGAATCAAATGGGCAAGCCTGACGTGGAAAAATGTATAATTGTAACATGTACTATATTCTAATCATCCTCAGATTTTAATGAAGAGATGTTTTGTTTATTCGTACCGCATCAGATGATGTTAGAGATGTTATAACAGTATAAAGTCAATCATTTGTCTTTTTTAACCTAGAAATTTATCCTTTCGAAAATGTTAGTTCGCGACGTCATATTAGAGTTATTATGATCAAGTGATTTGAAGTTGAATTCTTGTCATTCCAACTCTTCTATTTAATGATTAGTTGAAATAAAAAGACAAGGTATGGTGTGCAACGCATAAAACAGTTCAATATGGTGTGCAACACATAAAACATTTAATGACCAATGCAACATGGGGGAAGATACAGGCCTGGATCAGATAATTATCTTTCCTTTTGCTTGTTGGTATTTGTGGAACGGACGTAAATGATTGCTGTTTAACAGGGAAGAAAAAACTACGTACTGGacatcatgtttttattttggtcaaAACTAGGTGTCTGATTCAAGGATAACACGAGTAAGGACTAAACTGAGTCAATTTTGTTTGGGTAAAAGCAGCCACTCAAGTAGTTTGAATTTTTGGCGTCATTGGTATTTAGTGGAATGGACGTAATAATGGCACAAGTTCCTTTTTCACAGTCAGTAGCAGCAGCAGTCGAACTTCTTAGTTAATCACACCAAATATTTTCAAGTTAATCAATTAACTTTTAAACTTTACTTTCATAACTTATAAGATATCtgctttgttttaaaaaaatataaatgttataggTAGCTTCTGCATCAACATTGGTATATCCACGGCATTTGTAGCTGATTTATGGGGTGCTATTTTGGCCATTGAAACAGCTTGGCAGAAAGGTTGGTTTCAATTTAGGCTTGAAACGGATTCAACATTAGTTGTCGTATCCTTCTCCAAGCCTTCTCTTGTTCCCTGAAAGCTTAGAGATCGCTGGTTGAACAGTCTTTTTTTGACATCTCAAATGCATTTTCGTGTTTCTCACATATGCAAGAAAGGTAACGTTTGCGCTGATAAGTTAGCTAACTATGGTCTTAGAGTTAATTCCTTTAGTCGGTGGGATTCAATCCCATCCTTTTGAATAGCTGATTATATGTACAATAGGTTAGATAGACCTAACTACATGTTTTGTTGATCTTGTATCTGTCAATGGATCTAGGTACGGTCCTCCCATTCTCTTTTGCTTTTCATTTTGATCCTTAATGTATTTTGGGCTTGATGAGGGTGTTTAAGAGGTGGATACCAACCTAGTTGGGATGCATTCTCTTATTCATGATTGCAGCTTgccttttcaatatatatatatatatatatatatatatatatatatatatatatatatatatatatatatatatgttttagtcttttctttttattttaaaattattaacattttacAAATTTCATGTCTCATTAATACTGGATTCAAAAATTAATGAGACATAGAGTTAATGCAAATAATATTGGATGGTAAccattttcttttaagaaaataaaagttaaatgtaTGACCTTTCACAAATAAGAAATTGACTCATAATGTCATAAgagtaattaataaatacaaagcccttttaattttctaataatttatttcttacaaGGCCTAGCTAGTCAAGCCATCTTTTCCATAAAAGTCCCAAACATTCGAGTTTGTAGAAGCATTAAGTGGTATTTAAACGTTCGTAATCAAATTTGAGCGTTTTCACGGTATGATATGCATTCCAATCTAGCTAGTTTTGCAATTCACGCACTTAGATTTACTTGGATTATTACAAGTTCCTCAATATATTTTTCGCTCCCATACGATTTCTAGCTCTAATCTAAAAGATGCCACGCTTCATTTTGGCAATTTGCAGCTAAAAATCTAGTTCTTAAATCCACCAAATTGATATATTCCTACTTTGCCAATTCGGTGTCGTTTTCCTGTGATTTGGTGCACCTTTCGGTTTTCGAGGGATTCGTCTTCAAGATCAAAATTTGATGCTCTCCGATTCTGTTTCTCCGAAAGTGATGGTGCCTTCCTGTTTGGTGCATTTTCaatgttattttcgtaattCCATGctcaaaagtattttcattAACATttctataaatatgaaaaaacattTATGCGGAGAGGTAAAtccttaaaatgaatttcagttttgaaaaattatttcttagtTCTATGTTGAAGGATCAGggtttaaaaaaagtaattttggtTAACAgtattcacaaacaaattttaCCCCTACAAAAGCACATTTTGATTTAACATTAGTGTTTCTAGCATATATTCTACCCAAAAGctattacaaataatttattctgACATATTTTACTTCCATTGCTCCCTCTGATACCGACATTTCAATAATGCATGCATCAAGATATTTAAGTATGATATACCTACGTACATATGGTATTTAGGTATAAGTATGAAAGATTGATCGTGACATAGTATATACTTTCGTTTCAGTTTTGAATTCACTATTATAAGGGaactgattatatatatatatatatatatatatatataagctattGATGGTTGGAGAGGTCCCCACGCatatgtaaaaagaaaaggaaagggaaagaaaacaGAGAAATAGAAGAAGGGGAAAAGGAATATAAGAAGATGCAAATGATAGAAGGTAATGAAGATGGTGAAAGTAAAGTAAGACAAAGGAAGCATATGTTAGGGGCCCTTTTAATTTGAGGCTTGCCACCCATATAGATAaacgtatgttttttttttttcttacaaaggATCAATTATATATGCTTGTAAGCACTGTTCAAAGACAATAAAAGTCCAGAGTTGCAGTTCACACCATTCCAtgaagcatgcatgaatttctGAGCCCTTCGTTCGTACCGTAGCAGAGAAACTCTGCAGATTTAACCCACACTGCTCCTTGCtaccttcttttcctttaactCTCGCAATATGTTTGATGTTTCTTCTTTGAGACCAACACACACCGACATTTTTGGAATCTGGGTGACCATTTACTACCTACGTCCAAAGACACGGAGAGAGCTTTTGTCTGTGTTAGTCttttgttgcttttttttttttcgtttttgaaAGGTAGCAATATTGGTCCTTACAAAAGTTATCATCACCTCAATGATCGATGCccactttttttaattagataattCATTCATCAATTCCTGGTGGgattataataataaagtttGTAATTATTAGCGGGGAAGATCTTTGTGGACTGTGTTTGTTCAATTTGCGAATGGCAACATCGATCACTCCAAAGAGGCATATAGGGATAATGAGAAATGACCCCAACACTTAGAAAAAGTTCACACTTATTTTGACCGTAGAATCtctactttttcttttccctttcgcATTCAAGTGCGTAATTGAACATGGCCCAAAGGGAATTTCATAATTAACAATCAATGTTTGTATCTTGCATCATTCTGCTGAAGAAGTTCTAGAACAGTCACTTAGCTCAGTTTGGTCGAATATAGAATTGCATGATTTTGAGTGAGGCTTTGGCGTCTTCTTACCAATGGTTACATTTGGCTTCCACTTTCAACCTCATCAAATCAACAAACACACATGTGCAACGTCCCATCTTATGAATCTAATAGATAATTATAACATCTTATGTTTGACCCTTGACTCATGTCTAATGTCTaatgtttattaaaatttctccCTCTTCGCCATTTCCCCTCCACTTCACGCACGTTCTTGTTTCTTACATGTAACcaaattatttgtttgatttcATTTCTTATATGTACTTTTCATGTCTTGTagtttaaaattgttaattaattcgAAGACATAAAtagattatttaatttctatcctTGTTATAGAAATTGTATATGtgaaaaaagatttaaatattttcacgTTAGTGATTAACATAACAATGTCATGGTAAAGAAAGACACCAAAATTAGATTAATGTAACTTAAATAATGCATGAAAAGTTCTATTGTAATTATTTTGTATCTATGGCATGTATCATCACgttaattattaacataaaaaaaatcttgatggAAAAAAATTACTCAATTCTATTATGCTAAAAGTACGATATGA harbors:
- the LOC100815575 gene encoding U-box domain-containing protein 13 produces the protein MEGENASNKVIELMNEIASISDYRPPVKKQYCNLARRLKLLIPMFEEIRDMNKDALPDNTSNAVLAFKEALESAMELLRFGSEGSKLYLVLERDEIMNKFYKVTAQLEQSLGGISYDKLDISDEVKEQVELVLAQFRRAKGRVDEPDVRLYEDMLSVYNNSSDAATDPSVLSQLAEKLKLMGIADLTQESLALHEMVASSGGDPGARIEKMSMLLKKIKDFVQIENLVKDDNLGGKGIFSKVYGLGTNEKSHQAPVIPDDFRCPISLELMKDPVIVSTGQTYERTCIEKWLQAGHGTCPKTQQTLTSTVLTPNYVLRSLIAQWCEANGIEPPKRPSGSQPSKSASAYSPAEQSKIGSLLQKLISVSPEDQRSAAGEIRLLAKRNADNRVAIAEAGAIPLLVSLLSVPDSRTQEHAVTALLNLSIYENNKGSIVSSGAVPGIVHVLKKGSMEARENAAATLFSLSVIDENKVTIGSLGAIPPLVTLLSEGSQRGKKDAATALFNLCIYQGNKGKAVRAGVIPTLMRLLTEPSGGMVDEALAILAILASHPEGKVTIRASEAVPVLVEFIGNGSPRNKENAAAVLVHLCSGDQQYLAQAQELGVMGPLLELAQNGTDRGKRKAGQLLERMSRLVEQQQEVPTQTETQAQNEDTEPPLITNPDDS